TTCGATAATCGCACCCTGCGACTGGGACGCAGCGTAGTATCTTTGATCGAACAGACCTGCTTGGTCTGCGTCTAGTGGAATGGTATTCGACTGCGGTTGCTTTTCGTCATCCGCAAATGTGTCGAGTGTTtgttgaggaggagagggaggcaTGGTATCGTCTTCAGACTCCTCGTCTGAGTCTGAGGAGAGATCAGGCGGTGATTGCCGCGATGGCGACCGCGTCAATGTGAGATGTGCCAGATCCTCCGCGTCATCGTATTCGAATTCAGATTCAGAGTCGGAGTATCCATCGTCATAGTCCCCAGGGACTTCGCGTTCAGTCACGAAAGGCACGGGTGATTGAGTAGGTCGCCGGATGGGTGTGGTAACGGCGAAGCGCTCCTCCGCGaaatcatcctcatcaaaatCGGAGTCATCACTGAGATCCGAGTCCGCATCCGACAGATCTTCCGGATCCCAATCATCTTCTGGATCTTCCACGATAGTGTCCGCCCATTGAATGTGTCTTGTATCGGCGAGCGGCGAGGACGGTGACGACGGTGACGGCGACGACTTGGACACGCCGTTGACAGTCTGATTAAACCAGCGTTCCTGTTCTTGCTCGGCATCGGCGAGATCCAACATCAACGAATCGAGAAGATTGGCGTGGCCGACGAGCAGTCGCAGGTCGTGGTCCGCCCGGGAAGCCTCACGAGTGAGCTTCCTACGGGCGGTGTGAGCGAGGTAGTATGTCTGAGTGATGCTCATATTCTTCTGTTGACGCCTTCGagcaagagaagagaagTAGGAGGAAGCGTCAAACGAGTCGAGAGAGTCGagagacgaagaggaggaggaggaagacagCGAGGACATGGCGGGTGGTTGAGGTGCTTATGAGGTTATGAGCTCAAGTGGGATCGACCCAGCCAGGCAAATGCGTGTTGGTGACTCAGGCTGCAGCGGCCAATCACAGGCGGTCAGGTAGGGCGGTGAGTCAGTTGGTTGCGGTAGACGTGATAACTGGATGCAGCAAGGATTCTGTTGGCAAGGTATGTATGCAGtgtatgtacggagtacagagtagaattTATGAGAGGTGAAAAAAGAAGGGCGACCGCTAGTTTTAATATCCCAAATCTGATCCATAAGAAAGATTTCCTCCCAAGATTACTAGGCTGAAAgtttttttatttctttttaaTTCTTCGTTTCCTCTTGCAGGCATATCGGCGATCGGATCCCGACCGCATCCACCCGGTAATATTACAGTACACGGCCAACGGACCAACGGGCTGCCCGGTTGCCCGAGCATCTCTCGCGCGCTCGGAGCGCGATTGGTCCGTTCACCGCCTCGCTGTCTGTATTACCAATACAACGATGCAATACGCCAAGCCAGCCCTGCAGCTGATCCGCCGGAAGTTCGGCTCACTGTACTTCATTGGTAATCTACAGTACTTGTAGAGTCTACATGTCCATGGTACTCTGTAGCATTGTAAAGATTGATATAAAGACGTGATCCAAGTTATGGCATTAAAAATCAATACACTTGTGGTTGCTTGGAAATCATTCCATTATAAATGCTGAGTCTGTCCCACGGTCAGCGCCAAGCCACCGCCAGCTGCCTGGCGAGTTTCCCCTTTGGGCACAAACCCTCCGGTCCCGATTCCGCGGAGATTTGCTAACTCCGGCCGGATCGGAAGTATGCACCAGTCCATGTGTACAGTACGAGTACGAATTTGCACTGGGAGCGTCGTAGATATAGGCATTCTTCACTTAAACAACACTCCTGTCTACTTGTTCTCGTAAGGGCACCAGCAAGGCAGACAGCAGATCACTCACAGCCAACGCGTTTTGCAGATTATGTATGCTTGGCTGGGTCAACGCCAAGCGCCCTTGATCTACCACTTATTATGCACATTATGCGCAGTCTTATTCTTGGCCTTAGTCATGGTCATAATGTATGCACCGCCCTGTGGCTTGGCTTAACTGACAGCTCCACCGGACCGGCTCTGGGTCTAATACAAACCCCATTCTCGGTTCCATCTGAATACAGACACAAGAAACGGCTTTGTATGATCACACGACA
This region of Aspergillus chevalieri M1 DNA, chromosome 4, nearly complete sequence genomic DNA includes:
- a CDS encoding uncharacterized protein (COG:S;~EggNog:ENOG410PPZV;~InterPro:IPR037738), whose product is MSSLSSSSSSSSLDSLDSFDASSYFSSLARRRQQKNMSITQTYYLAHTARRKLTREASRADHDLRLLVGHANLLDSLMLDLADAEQEQERWFNQTVNGVSKSSPSPSSPSSPLADTRHIQWADTIVEDPEDDWDPEDLSDADSDLSDDSDFDEDDFAEERFAVTTPIRRPTQSPVPFVTEREVPGDYDDGYSDSESEFEYDDAEDLAHLTLTRSPSRQSPPDLSSDSDEESEDDTMPPSPPQQTLDTFADDEKQPQSNTIPLDADQAGLFDQRYYAASQSQGAIIEAY